In a genomic window of Nicotiana tabacum cultivar K326 unplaced genomic scaffold, ASM71507v2 Un00011, whole genome shotgun sequence:
- the LOC107773836 gene encoding putative glycosyltransferase At5g03795, producing MWAAKPPQPLASSYCSLQSSLLSLAILTLLSFTYLSLKSFHSPNSPPQTISLKSQAVEADEEVISDVYNSPEVFRLNYEEMERKFKVYIYRDGDPKTFYQTPRKLTGKYSSEGYFFQNIRESKFVTEDPDQAHLFFIPISCHKMRGKGTSYENMTIIVQNYVDSLIAKYPHWNRTMGADHFFVTCHDVGVRATEGHPILVKNAIRVVCSPSYDVGYIPHKDVALPQVLQPFALPAGGNDIENRTTLGFWAGHRNSKIRVILAHQWENDTELDISNNRINRATGPLVYQKRFYRTKFCICPGGSQVNSARIADSIHYGCVPVILSDYYDLPFNDILDWNKFAVILREKDVYDLKQILKNITQEEFVTLHNNLVKVQKHFQWNSPPIRHDAFHMVMYELWLRHHVIKY from the exons ATGTGGGCGGCGAAACCTCCACAGCCATTGGCATCTAGTTACTGCAGTCTCCAGAGCTCCCTCCTCTCCCTCGCCATCTTAACCTTACTCTCCTTCACATACCTCTCTCTCAAATCCTTCCATTCCCCTAATTCTCCTCCTCAAACTATCTCCTTAAAATCACAG GCTGTTGAAGCGGATGAGGAGGTGATATCGGATGTGTATAATTCGCCGGAAGTCTTTAGGTTGAATTATGAGGAAATGGAGAGGAAATTTAAGGTGTATATATATAGAGATGGAGATCCAAAGACGTTTTACCAAACGCCGAGGAAGCTAACGGGGAAGTATTCTAGTGAAGGATATTTCTTCCAGAATATACGAGAGAGTAAGTTTGTTACTGAGGATCCAGATCAGGCACACTTGTTCTTCATTCCGATCTCTTGTCATAAGATGAGAGGAAAG GGCACATCGTATGAGAACATGACCATAATTGTCCAGAATTATGTTGATAGTTTGATAGCCAAATACCCTCACTGGAATAGAACCATGGGTGCAGATCACTTCTTTGTTACCTGTCATGATGTTGGTGTCAGGGCAACTGAAGGGCATCCCATTCTTGTAAAGAATGCAATTCGTGTTGTGTGCTCCCCTAGCTATGATGTTGGATATATTCCTCACAAAGATGTTGCTCTGCCGCAAGTCCTGCAGCCATTTGCCCTTCCAGCTGGAGGAAATGACATTGAGAACAG GACAACTTTGGGTTTCTGGGCAGGTCATCGGAACTCTAAAATCAGGGTTATCCTAGCACATCAATGGGAAAATGACACAGAACTTGATATTTCTAACAACAGGATAAACAGGGCTACAGGACCTCTTGTTTATCAAAAGAGATTTTACAGGACAAAGTTCTGCATTTGTCCTGGTGGTTCACAGGTTAATAGTGCTCGTATAGCAGACTCAATACATTATGGATGTGTTCCTG TGATACTCTCTGATTACTATGACTTGCCATTCAATGACATTCTCGATTGGAATAAATTTGCGGTCATACTGAGGGAAAAGGATGTATATGACCTAAAGCAAATACTCAAGAACATCACACAAGAAGAATTTGTGACTTTGCACAACAATTTAGTAAAG GTCCAGAAGCATTTCCAATGGAATTCACCTCCTATAAGACATGATGCCTTTCATATGGTCATGTATGAACTCTGGCTGCGTCATCATGTTATCAAGTACTAA